One Ilumatobacter coccineus YM16-304 genomic window, CTTGACGTTCAAGGCTGGCACCGATGATTTGCGTGAGTCGCCGGCGATGGCGATCATTGCGGATCTGCGTCGTGCTGGTGCTCGTGTGCGGGCGTTCGATCCGACGACGTGTGGTGAGTTGTCGCCGCATCAGGAATCGACGCTCGACGGCATCGAGTTGACCAAGGAGTTGATCGATGTTGCTGATGGTGCTGATGTGATCTGTGTGTTCACCGAGTGGCCCGAGTTCGCGAAGGTCGATCTCGATCAGGTCGCGGCGCGGGCCGGTGCGGGTACGACGGTGGTCGACATGCGCAACCTGTTCGACCCGTTCGCCGTCAAGTCCGCCGGTCTCGGCTACGACGGCGTCGGCCGCAACTGACCGTCACCCTCGTGTTCACCCTGTTCACGACACCGACCCAGAGGAAGTGCACAACATGAGAGTCGTCGTCGCCGGTGGTGCCGGGTTCCTCGGGTCGCATCTCTGCGACGCATTGCTCGAACGAGGCGACGCGGTCGTCTGCGTCGACAACTACGTCACCGGAAGCCCCGACAACGTGGCGCACCTCGTCGGCCGGCCCGGCTTCGAACTCACGAAGCAAGACATCACCGAGAGCTTCGTCGTCGAAGGCGACGTCGACGCGGTGATGAACCTCGCGAGCCCGGCGTCGCCGAAGGACTACTACGAACTCCCGATCGAGACCCTCGACGTCGGCAGCATCGGCACCCGCAACCTGCTCGAACTCGCTCGGGTCAACGACGCCCGGTTCTTCATGGCGTCGACGAGCGAGGTGTACGGCGACCCGGCCGTCCACCCGCAGACCGAGGACTACTGGGGCAACGTCAACCCCATCGGCAAACGGTCGATGTACGACGAGGCGAAGCGCTTCTCCGAGGCACTCACGTTCGCGTACCACCGCAAGCACGACGTCGCGATCCGAGTCGTGCGGATCTTCAACACCTACGGGCCACGCATGCAACCCGACGACGGACGCGTGGTGTCGAACTTCATCACGCAGGCGCTCCGAGGTGAGCCGCTCACCATCTACGGCGACGGCCAACAGACCCGGAGCTTCTGCTACGTGGCCGATGAGATCCGCGGCTTCCTCGCGCTGCTCGACAGCGACGAGACCGGCCCGATCAACATCGGCAACCCGGGTGAGTTCACCATGCTCGAACTCGCTGAGCTCGTCACCGAACTCACCGGCAACGACGCCGGCATCGTCTTCGAGCCGCTCCCGTCCGACGATCCGAAGCAGCGCAAGCCCGACATCTCCCAGGCCGCCGAGAAGCTCGGCTGGGAACCGTCGATCGAACTCCGCGAGGGCCTCACCCGCACAATCGAGTTCTTCCGCACCGCCCTCGCCCTCTGACCCACCCGCATCATCCGGTGTCTGACACCCGATGACGCCGTCATTCGGTGTCTGACACCGGATGACGCA contains:
- a CDS encoding UDP-glucuronic acid decarboxylase family protein; the protein is MRVVVAGGAGFLGSHLCDALLERGDAVVCVDNYVTGSPDNVAHLVGRPGFELTKQDITESFVVEGDVDAVMNLASPASPKDYYELPIETLDVGSIGTRNLLELARVNDARFFMASTSEVYGDPAVHPQTEDYWGNVNPIGKRSMYDEAKRFSEALTFAYHRKHDVAIRVVRIFNTYGPRMQPDDGRVVSNFITQALRGEPLTIYGDGQQTRSFCYVADEIRGFLALLDSDETGPINIGNPGEFTMLELAELVTELTGNDAGIVFEPLPSDDPKQRKPDISQAAEKLGWEPSIELREGLTRTIEFFRTALAL